TCTCAAGAGTAAAATCTTTGTttaatttctgattttggtCAATTTTTCAGTAATTTCAAGAGAGTAGTTTTGGGTTCAAATTAAGGTGTTAAAATTAAGGTTTAGACTTTAGATTGAGTAGAACGAATTTGGTAAAATTCTAACTTGGtatgattttataaaaaatagctTCTTCAACGGTATTGTAGTATGTGAAAGGAAAACACGTCAATGCTATTGACGTTTTTAAAGAGAAACACGCCAATACTATTGGTgtgttcaaattttattttatagtagtactattttattttctaacatGTGTATAATACATCAATGACATGATTCTCTTTTAAAAACAACAATAGCATTGACATGTTTCTctttcacaaaatataaaaaattttattaagaaaccttttttctaaaattactctaaattcaaaaattttgaagGAATTCAGGTGGAAGAAAAGAGACATGGATTGAATTTCGAAATGGACGCGTTAATATGAAAATCAATTCATGCCTAGCATTTAGCTAGAACCAATCCTGAACACTGGATCTAAGTAGCGAGTATGGTATATTGATCCATGCACCACATAGGTATAATTGGAAATTCCTTCAATCTCACTCTGAAATCACCATCTCCAAATCTAATCTCTCTCTCGAAATTGAGAAGCTTATTTTTTAATCTCCCAAAAGTAAGAGTCTTGCATAATTTAATTGGAGATGTATAAGAGCTGTGTGTCACCTATAAGAGAAAGAAAAGCAACACGACGTGTTCAACACCAGGTTCCTACGCACCGACACTTCCGACATTTCTTGATGCTCAAAACCAACACATGGGACCTCACCACGCTTCGATTTAGGCGATAAATTCAGCCACACTTAGTTCGGCACCACATTTCTCTGCGTCGAGAGGAAGACGTGCAACAAATTCGCTTGCAAATCCATAGCTAAAAGGGATTGCTGTAAAAAGAGGATACGGCCCCACATCCACCTAATAGAGCTTCCGCATCGTTGGCTCGATGctgtctcggtctcgtctcgatGCTCCGTCTCGTCCCGTATCCCTCCGCCGAGAGGAGGGTGGCGAGctggctcgccacgcgcgttggccacgtggcgagctcccgtgcgtctgtgacgcccactcgccagcCCACAAGTTATATccgttgaaaaaaaaattatttttttttaattccaaaaaaatcgaaaaaaaataatttcctcCCAAAAATACTAGCTGTTTATAGTagtttttttcaatattttaatttttttctattttttaaagcCCTCAATCACttttataaatatcaaatcattcccacaaattatccaccataaaaaaactcCATATTTTCTCTCAAACACTCtgcattcttcatctcaaaatattattcttctctcaaatttaatccattcatgaaTCCATTCGAATGATGGAAGAATAGCTAGAAgcagatcgacgtagggaggaggaggaggaagccgcggcGTGTCAAAAGCGACCCCGGaaatacatccatcgtgaccgggaggaagCTGCCGCCAAGTTGGTACGAGATTACTTTTGTGAGAACCCGGTATGGAGAGATACCAACGGGAGCTATTTctgcatatcgcaaatacattggcggcccgggaagagtacttccaagaagggttcgacgctaTTAGTCGTCCCAGTCTCACGACGCTCCataaatgtactgcagcaatccgtcagcttgctactgcacaaacgacggatttgttcgacgagtacctgcACATTAGGGATATCACTGGGAGActgtgtttgatgaacttctgcaaaggcgtccgggcagccttcaccgacttcacgaaacagtgcacggattccccgggatgcttggcagcgtcgattgcatgcattggcaatggaagaagtgccctgtggcgtggagagGATCATACACTAGCGGCCACAatggcacccaccccaccgttatactcgagtcTCGAGGCCGTTtccaacgacgtcaacgtgctcaaccaatccgaccttttcagcgaagttttgaatggtaaagcgtcggccatcaacttcaccgcaaACAACCGCCAGTATAAAAtgaggtactatcttgccgatggCACCTATTCGAAGTGGctaaccttcgtgaagacgttcaacaggccgataAGCGAAAAATAGGCtttttttgcgcagaagcaagaggctgctcgcaaggatgtggagagagcgttcgggtCGGGTTCTACATGCTCGATTTCACATTATCAAATCCctggctcgtacgtggtttatggagaatatggtctacatcatgtatacgtgcataatcttgcacaacatgattgtcgccgacgaaggacctgaagcgggaaattggttcgaccttGAAACCCCGGGaggctctaccgcaagtagtccgcctcgcagtggagtgcatccttcTTTACAAGAGCGAATGTgtgttcgggcaaggacacgtgattctctcgcccacgcccaactccatgAGGATATAATGGatcacatttgggcaaaatttggcaatcgttagacgatcaccgcatcactttccatgattatgtggatttcaataaattataatattatgatttcaattatgtattttttcgtattttcggatgttgtaattttcgtagtttttaatgattttatgaattattagtattaatttaatatttcaatgaaatattaattgaatttattggaaataaaaataaaaaatgaacttgaatgaatagttaagagatggatggttgtaggtgttgtctcttagttaagagatagggtaaaaagtgcagtgggggtcatgaatagttaagagatgaggcGGTATTGAGACGGTATTAAGACAGAGATGTGGATAGCCttagacgcataacccttatgcatTAATCGGTTATGCGTCTCtggttaagagcatccacagtgagGCGGACGATAGTCCCCCCGATGCATCGGAcgggctatcgtccgccactgtagccatgcggacgatgcccgatgcatcatCCGCGCCCTATACATCGTCCGCGGGCGATGGCGTCGAAACAcgtatcgtccgccccactgcgggtCCCGCGGATaatgcaacgcgttttccttttttttcgaaatttttatctatttaatttctctttcatttccCACACCAATAATTCTCTCTCATCTCCCACTTTCCCCACACACCAATATTTCACTCTCAATCTTCCTCACTGAAAAAAATTAGACTCgacgacgactggagtacctcaGAGGGCATTACTCGGGCTCCACCGAGGTTAATCGTCAAAATAGTCTACGAACAGACATTGGTGAGCTACGTCGTGCTCGCGGCGGAGCATGCCCAGGCGATGCGGATCCCACGTCCGATTCGACATCGGACGATTGTCCGCCGCGAGCACGAtgtagctcaccaacgtctgttcGCAGACTATTTTGACGAGCAACAACGGTGGGGCCCGACGGTTTTTCACCGTCGTTTTAGAATGCGGCGagatctttttctcagcattgtccaaacgttggaggcacatgatgaatacttccagtatcgggaagatggcatcggcagacccggacttacATTGTTGCAGAAGTGCACAGTTGCGCTCctgcagttggcctacggcaccacggcggacatgttcgacgagtaactttacgtcggggagacaactggccgcgagtgcctgaagaatttttgtaggagagttgataaggctcatttcatgcatcgtttttagggtaaaatgtacgctacttgatcggttttaaCGCGCAAAACAAGAGTTAAAAGTGCAGGAATGctgcttgaccaaggcaacaaggacaaactgatcaagctagtacaataggcgaaaaaggccagatttcgggggaagttgatcaaggggagtaatcaagcagttaaggaggggaccgctggatgtcagaagaaggacacgcgaggctaTGATCTGGATGGTGCGaagcattctgttatcaaggacaacgttctagaaagggacacgtgctgatatatgagacgcaaggacggagctgagtcacgaatttgttactgaaaagcgtcgtcattctagaagaagagcacgtagcaatcaatgagtcactcactctcagcatgagcgaatattccctgccaagatcgttatccagctggaggtcgtgccgagtctataaatagaggatgcgcCACCACACAAAAGAGGAGATcatttactttccgtcttagtttagtttagttcagttctctagcttagtccagttctctagatagcttagcttagcttagcttagataaagtgttGCTTAGTTAGAGAGGGCAattgaagaagcgctgcagaatacttgttatctgtcggcgtattcttaagtttcccgccgaggatcttctcggtttacttgctttcttattttccgaagtgctagcttagtttaaatttcacgttgtactgttttagtttaatcaaagttgttttcgttttcatcctcgcatttactgcttTAGTTTCAGTTTAGTTACAatgcacttgacccagtagttaaagttacattgatcaagttagcaagtttaatcctgcctagagtaaaatcagtagttaaaaactcccaagttaaagcgtggcagcagccaacccctgttcactattcacacattTTATACACCAACTTCCcagtgggatcgaccccgaacttgccgctttacatTGGTAGGAAACAAGTGAGAACGAGTTtgcatcgatcaagtggcaacgacatttgctaactgatccaatcggttcggttatcttcaatataacttgatccattcaCGAAACCTCTCGTTCGAGGCCTTCCAGGAGTTGTGGAAGCTTATAGCAACACctatttgcgaaagccgactgcTGAGGATTTCCAagccctgatgaagatgcacgagacggcgcacggctttcctagaatgctagggagcatcgattgtatgcactgggagtggaagaattgtccgatggtgtggagaggccaatttacatatggatacaagggcagccacccgacgatgatcatcgGAGCcatcgctgaccatcggctctggatctagCATGCTTACTTCGATGTAGCGGGGtcgaacaacaacatcaacgtcctcaactcatccaacaCCTTCaacgagcaatgcaatggcaacggcccggccatcgactTCACTGCCAATGGACACCAatatcatatggggtactacttggccgatggcatatacccgagGTGGCCTATTTTTTTGAAGAGGATTAGCTGCCTaatgggtgagaagagagttttattcgcgcaaaagcaggaggctgcgcggaaggatgtggatcgagcatttggtgtgctccaagcgcggtgggcaatagtgaaggGTCCGACGCGGTTTTAGTACAAGgacgtcatcgccgatgtcatgtatgcgtgcatcatcttgcataacatgatagtcgaacacgaaggtggaagaGTCACCGATTGAGGCGATGATGAAGGTAAATCTAGCTCCAGCAGGGCGGCCCCGGCCCACAttcgaggattaccgatgggcttcaatgaggttctatctagacatgcctcaatgcgcaaccaataAGACCATGCTCAGATCATGAACAACATGATCGAAGAAGTTTGAGACCGTAACCGCAGTtgagaatttgtagttttttttttttcgtagggtaatatttgaattttaatgaaatgaagtttttttccaatttttatagtattttaaatattcaaataaataaaatacttagGGCAGTCTATAGGGCATCCCACTGAATAGGAGGATGAAATGCTGATGTAGTGGAAcatagggcgccctataagGCGAACTATAGGGCACCCGATTCTGGATGCCCGACATAGTTATGCGTCTCATTTTGCcggaattttaaaattaaacttCCTTAAAATGAGAATCTTAATTCCCATAATAACCCAAAAGAGAAATTTGCCATTCCATTAGCTGATGACGAATGTTCTTACTTCTTCGTTGGTATCTAGGGTTTCAGATAATCGCTAAATTATCCGATTGATTACACTCGTTGCAGCAATTTGCTGcaccaaaaaaaattgaaatccatGAGGAACTCAAGGAAAAGATCGCAAGACGAAGACTCCTCCTCTTCATCATCGTCTAAACTCGACCGACACAAAATGGCCCATCACCACCGATATCCCGATTTTAATTTTGGGGACTCCTACAATCAATTCACCCCGCATCTCGATTCCGGCCACCGTGTATTTGGTAAGCGAACTAATTCCGCTCCGTATCATGAAGCACCTTCTGTAGCCCCAAAGTTGAAAATTTTGTGTGATATTGTTGCTAAAACCCCTGCTACGGCTGTGGAGAGTGTACTAGAAGAATCTGGTGTTAGGGTTTGTCCGGAAGATGTGGTGAAGGTGCTTAAATTGAGTTACGATTGCCCAGGGTCTGCGTTGAAATTTTTCCGGTGGGCGAGTTTGCAGTTGAATGAAAGGCATAGTGCTCAAGCGTGGGATTTGATTGTTGATTTGTTGGGGAGGAATTGCTTGTTTGAAGCAATGTGGGATGCAATTAAGTCCATGAGGAAAGAATTTTTGCTCTCCTTGGCTACTTTTAAGTCAGTATTTGATAATTATGTGGTTTCCGATCGCGTGCAGGATGCTATTACGAGCTTTGAGGTCATGGATCAATACGGCATCCCAAGCGATGTTGCAGCATTGAACTGCTTGCTATATGCAATCTGCAGTCATGGAAAGACTCGACTGGCAGAGAATTATTTTCGGATTGTTAAGGAGAGGGTCAGAGTTGATGGTGAGACGTATGCGATACTACTTGAGGGTTGGGAGAGGGAAAGGGAAGTGGGCAGAGCGCGGTTTACTTTCTCTGAAATGGTGAGTGATATTGGATGGGATAAGAGGAATGCGCGTGCTTATGATTCGTTCCTGTGTACTCTGATTGAGGGTCCTGATGGAATGCGTGAAGCGATGAAGGATTTTAATGCGATGACTGAAAGGGGATGTTATCCCGGGATGAAGTTTTTCAAGTTTGCCATTGATGAATCTGTTAGGAAGAGTGATGTCAGATCAGCGAAGGTAGTTTGGGATGCGATTGTGGGGAAGAACGTTTGTCTTCCAAACGCAGCAATGTACAAATCATTGATTTCATTGTATTGCAGTACAAGGGAGTTTGACGCAGCTGAGAAGTTATTAGACGAGATGGTTTATTACCAAGCGTTTCCTGATTCTGAGACCTACGGTGTACTGTTCCATAGCTTGATCGAGCACAAACGGCTCAGAGAGGCTATTCCTGTGTTCAAGGAGATGGTTAAAAACGAGTTTGTGCCTATGCATCAAGATTGCTGTGCAGCAGTCAAGACGTACATAGCTTCCGGGGATCCCCATATGGGACTCAAGGTGTGGCGATGTATGATTGAGAGTTACACTTTTGATTTGGATGAAACCGGTAACTTGTTGGTTGTGGGGCTTCGCGACATGAACCGGCTTCCAGAAGCAGTGAAGTGTGCCGAG
This DNA window, taken from Salvia splendens isolate huo1 chromosome 18, SspV2, whole genome shotgun sequence, encodes the following:
- the LOC121777655 gene encoding pentatricopeptide repeat-containing protein At1g77360, mitochondrial-like, giving the protein MRNSRKRSQDEDSSSSSSSKLDRHKMAHHHRYPDFNFGDSYNQFTPHLDSGHRVFGKRTNSAPYHEAPSVAPKLKILCDIVAKTPATAVESVLEESGVRVCPEDVVKVLKLSYDCPGSALKFFRWASLQLNERHSAQAWDLIVDLLGRNCLFEAMWDAIKSMRKEFLLSLATFKSVFDNYVVSDRVQDAITSFEVMDQYGIPSDVAALNCLLYAICSHGKTRLAENYFRIVKERVRVDGETYAILLEGWEREREVGRARFTFSEMVSDIGWDKRNARAYDSFLCTLIEGPDGMREAMKDFNAMTERGCYPGMKFFKFAIDESVRKSDVRSAKVVWDAIVGKNVCLPNAAMYKSLISLYCSTREFDAAEKLLDEMVYYQAFPDSETYGVLFHSLIEHKRLREAIPVFKEMVKNEFVPMHQDCCAAVKTYIASGDPHMGLKVWRCMIESYTFDLDETGNLLVVGLRDMNRLPEAVKCAEDMIERGIKLNSATLTKLKQSLSKIGKTFAYEELLCKWKSH